AGTGGGTTTGGTGGAAACGCTACTTGACTCAGCTTCAGATTGCGCAGCTCGCGTCCTTCGTCATCTTTGGAGCCGTGCCTCTGTTCGTGGACTGCGGATTCCCGCGATGGATGGCGCTAATTATGACTGGCACCCCGCTGGTGCTGTTGGTCATGTTTTGTGGCTTTTATCGACGGTCGTACTTGGCCAAGAGGAGCATCGGATGGCTGGAAGAGTGTTGTGACGTTGAGGCGCACTCGAAACGTGGTTGATAGCCCCGTGCATAGACTAGCGAGTCGTCTTGCGTAAAAATAAATGTATGGCGTGGAAGAGGCTTTTAGCAGTCCTTTTCACGTCCTCGACTTAGGACAGTGCCGTGTATGTTGTATATGTGTTGAGCCGATATGTATCAGGGGGTAAGAGTTTCAGTTGTAGCAACATCCGCTACACATTATTTCGGGTCACACCTTTCGGTTTGGCAATACTTCGGCACACGTTTTCGAAGCTGTAGCGTCGTGACAGTTTCCTTTGAAACGGTAGCATAATTCCGAAGGACTCCTCAGTTGTATGTTTTGATTATTAACGATACCTACTCTCTTTTTGCAGAAAAGTGAAGTCCAGTTCTGTGAAGTTAATTGACAGTGTTTATTTTTAATCGCTCTTGGCCTTACATTACCTAAAACCCGGTTTTGTCCGATTTAAGCGTAGTTTGACAGTATGTACGCTGTGGGGTCCGATTACAGTGAGCGAGAAAAAGAAAGGACTGCATTTTCTCGATGAGGTGGCAACTTTCAGGCACATTTGACTAAGTCGTTGCCATGCTGGCCACTAGATGACCCCGAAAACGATCACTCGAGAATGCCCCCTCTGTGATCCCGTTGCATCCAACAAGTAATGAATGAAGCCCATGTGCCACTTGAGACAATGGTGAGGCAATGCCACGTAGATAGTGAGTTTTTATGGTGTTTGCTGAGTGGCCAATCACCGACtccagaacttttttttcttaaagcagCTCCGCCTCAGTAGTGCTGAGCCTGTAGGAAAGTGCGCagttgggcagccttctttgtttgtttgtttgtttgtttgtttgtttgtttgtttgtttgtttgtttgtttgtagcctggaaaTCAAGGCACTCACTGATTTTTTGGGATTGGCGAAGAAAACATATAGTATCCTATGGACGGTAACTGCACCATTGCTTACCAAAAAAAAGCGTACAAGAAAGAAGACATCACCAAAAAAAAATCCAGAGGGTGAGAAACAGAAGAAGCAAAAAGAATGAAGGATTATTATAATTACTATCGTGATTATAATAGTGCTGAGTTTCATCACAAGCTGAGTTTGCCGCTTTTGTTTCTCTTCGATcttcttcttttccctctattcACTGTTCTCTTTTCCAGTTTATTCCATGTTTTTATCTAATTATCTTTTTAtatctttttctccttttctatttctcgcttgcttcctttTTCAATTTTAATGCGCGGTTTGTGTTGTATTTATTCAGCAATAGTTATAATTTCCGCATTTTAAATCATCATAAAGGCACCCGAACAACAAGAGAAAGAAAGTTTGCGTTGAAATTATCAAGTCTCTCGAATGAAGAAGACTTCTCCAGGGCACGAGCGTGCGCTCAATATGCTACAGCTATATGCCATAACTCAGCATGTGTGGTTCTGTCTGCGTTACGTCAGGCGACGACGACATCATACGACAGCCTGGCCTCCTAGACTGTTCCGCCCTTTATGTCGTACAGCAAGTGCTTTTCACGGGCCCCCACGCGTCCTATATTACGGAGTACAGCTGGTCTGACGTCACAAAGCTCCAAAACTCTGATTGCACCGCCATTTCGCACCCCCACTTAACCACCGTCATGTCGATACGAATTTCAGTGTCTGTAGTACGACAGTGCCctatatacgaaaaaaaaaccgGGTAGCTatgtgttgattgatatgtggggtttaacgtcccaaaaccaccgtatgattatgaaagacgccgtagcggagggctccgaaaattttgaccacctggggttctttaacgtgcacccaaacctgagcacacgggcctacaacattcccgcctccatcggaaatgcagccgccgcagccgggattcgattccgcgacctgcgggtcagcagccttagccactagaccaccgcgacagggCAGCCATATGTGTTGAGGCGTGTGAATGAAGGGCGTTCCTTTTCAGGAACATACGCACATGAGGCATCAAAACGCCTTTACCTGTGCCACTCTTGGCCGGCGTCGAGTTCAATAATTCGTGACCGCCGCAAGGCACCAACTGTTTCTCGGCCTCGGGCTATAGCCTATGCACCACGTGCAGCTTGTCACGTCGTCCACATCGGCCACGTGCGGAAGGAAGCAAGCTACCAACCTATCCCGTTTTCTTCGAAGTCGACCGCTCTCAAGTCACACGCCCGGAGTAGGCCACTGCCCTTGAACGTGCGGTGGCAACCTGCGCACGTCTGCCGTgaacttttcttttctctctttttttcctgtcACTATCGTTGCCACCAAGTGCTGTAAGTCCAAGTGGTTCCCATCGAAAAGCTCCACAAGAGAGTTTCACGGCCAAGGTCAGTGACTGGACGGTGCTGCGAAGGccgtgattatatcgttacgtgATTGCAGTTGGCTCCGATGTATAGGATAATCAAATAATTGAAAAGACAAGAAGGCACACGCGGGTGCATTTTAATGTGTGACGATGCGAGTGTGGCGACGAAACAACTTATGGGGGTTTTTGAATGGAGCCGTTGTCATTGCATTGAAACACCGAGTGTATAGGTGCGTTCTTTATTTTTTCGTTGACTTTTCTAACGAAAACCTGTCAAATAATAAAACGGAAGGATCCCGGTAGGTGAGGACAAGCGCTCTATGGAAGACGTTCGTAAATACATTCATTTTTCTTGACGTGAAGTGAAAGCGTGCCCATACTACTCGTTTTTCTAAGCGCGCTATTATTTTCTTGATCAGCGTTGGTTCCGTGTTTATCGCAATTCCTCATTTTCGATAAATTATAACACTGCTGACAATGATATTATTACTTCATTGGTATCCTTTTTATATATATTTGTGGAAACATTTTTTAAGTTTCAGCACCTGATAACGAGCTATATTCTTAGAGGCGCAATGCATGAACTATGTGAACGTTTGTTTTTATATCGAGACCCTGCCCTTGAGCATAGTAATCAGTGATGCTAAAGAGAAACATTTGCGCGGACATCTACTTGCGCGggttcctactgtaccctgacgtcacgaCATGGTATGAGCAGCGCCACCAGCCGGTAGTATGGGCACGCGCAAGCTTTCGTGACGTATACTAGTCCGCACGTATCTTCTTCGATCGCCTGCTTCGTCTGCTGCGCGCCGCGCGTGTGGCAACTGTCGCGGCACGAGGGCACAACGTTGGTATCGCATCATGTTTAAGACACAGGTGCTTTGTTGACAATCCGAACTTCGTCAGTAACTGCATGTTACGAGTGAACGTATCAGGACTGACGTGCAGCGAACAGAGTTAACTCTGCTTGGTTGGCGTCCATGGACTCCGCCTCGGCCACAGCCACTGTTTGTACGTTACACCGTGGCCGCGGCGCACGAAGTCGACCCACGCTTGTGTCAGCGCCGGATCGGACGGGAATCGGTGGAACTTGCAGCTTATTGTCcccagtttcactggcacaacacTTCACACAGCAAAATATTCTCTCCATGACTACAAACTCAAAATAGAACACTTTTGTTGTACTCTGATATGCGTATTCGCACGCAGGTATACTATTCCAGATTCTGCTAGCTCTCTTCACAGGTGCGCTGGATGACAGTGACCACATGACGCGAGTAGGCGATCGAGAAGGCAATGCGCAAGCTGGCATTTTTCGAGTTTTGGTGTCTGACATCATCACAACTTGGCAGATCGCTGCGTGAAGTCACCAGGATTAGTACTATAGCCTGACGTCAAGTTAGTGTGGATGTCGTTAGGTGCGCCACTAGAGAATTGACTTTAATGTCAAACTGAAATATCTTATTAGCACTTGCTGAGCATCACACTAGCTCAGAGCTCTCTCTGCGTACAGGAGATTCGTATGGCAAAGTAAAAtcgccaccaaaaaaaaaaaggtgtcactACCCCCTTAAGGTGTGGCACAAAACAGGATGACAAGTGaggaaagtgcatgaaaccacAGCCAATTAAGCGTCACAGCGCAGAAGGTTTTGTTACATCGACTACATATAAGTGTACTAAGAAACCACAATTCACAAGGTTGTGGTGCACGCAGTACATTTATAGTAGAACAGAGGCTTACATGCATAACAAAAAGGAAGTCTTTGTTGATTGCAGTGAAGCTTGCCATCAGGACAAGATCAGGCATTATTTAAGTGAAAACATAAGCGAAATGTGCACATGTAGTGACAAAAGCTTTCGAACACATCACGGCCTGTTACAGCTTGGGAAAGTAGTAATCAATGGTATATCGAAGTTTCCAGTCTCAAGTTCACTTCTTCTTCCTGATAAAGCCATTCTGCGTTGATAGCGTCTTTCTGTGGCTGTAAGCACTCGTGTAGAACCGAAGAAACATGACGAGGAAAAACACGCCCTGCGGCAGACCGATTAAGATGTGAGCCCTTGGGTAGCCGCAATCCACGAACAACGGTATCGACGCGTGGAGCATCAAAACTACGAACTGAAACATCTGGAGCTGTGTCAGATACCGCTTCCACCACAGGTATCGCCGCACCGACGGCCCCAGAAGAGACAACAGGTAGTAAGAGTACATGACTACGTGCACGAAGCTGTTGAAAATGATAGTGAACGCCGCGTGTCCGTCCGCTCCGTAGGCGAGGCCATACCAGCCGGTGGACACTACCAGGACGTGGTGGGCCACGTGCAGGAGAGACACGTGCGATTCTTTCTTACGCAGCACGAAGAACACGGTATCGAGAAAGTCGAAAACTCTGATCCAGAAGTACATCAAGCAGTGGTTCAACATGCTCATGGTATCTTCGTCCTGCGCTTCGAAGTCAATACCCTGACAGAAGAAGCTGTAGCCACCGCCCAGGTACGTCTTTGAGAGGAAAGCCGCCACGAAGTAACAGTTCAAGAGCACCATTGTGGAGTTGTAGATCACGATGACAGGCTTGATGCCATCGAATGGCGCGCGTCCTTTCATAAAACGCGGCCCACCTATTTTAA
The nucleotide sequence above comes from Rhipicephalus microplus isolate Deutch F79 chromosome 2, USDA_Rmic, whole genome shotgun sequence. Encoded proteins:
- the LOC119169358 gene encoding very long chain fatty acid elongase AAEL008004 encodes the protein MIFAPQSSFFKRDPRTTDWFLVGNVPFLLVLVLGYVYVVKIGGPRFMKGRAPFDGIKPVIVIYNSTMVLLNCYFVAAFLSKTYLGGGYSFFCQGIDFEAQDEDTMSMLNHCLMYFWIRVFDFLDTVFFVLRKKESHVSLLHVAHHVLVVSTGWYGLAYGADGHAAFTIIFNSFVHVVMYSYYLLSLLGPSVRRYLWWKRYLTQLQMFQFVVLMLHASIPLFVDCGYPRAHILIGLPQGVFFLVMFLRFYTSAYSHRKTLSTQNGFIRKKK